The Lolium rigidum isolate FL_2022 chromosome 2, APGP_CSIRO_Lrig_0.1, whole genome shotgun sequence genomic interval GTCAAAGCCGCACCTGCCGTGGTCGAGCAGCGACTTCCAGGACGTGAACTCCTTCCCGCAGTTCTCGCACACCCGGCAGCTCCGTAGCCGCCCAGGGTTGGCGCGGAGGCCGTACATTCGTTTCGCCGTCGTGGACGGGCTCCCCGCCTGGTGATCTTCGGAGGAGGGTTCGCCGCACGGCGCCGAGACAccatcgtcgtcctcgtcgtccaacTCCAACgtgccgtcgtcgtcctcggcgcTAATCCCGTCGTCCGCGATCCCGTGCGCCCTCATGTGGCCGCCGAGCGCCCGCCCGCACATGAACCCCTTCTTGCACACCCTGCAGTGGTGCTTGTAGGCCTGCGCCGGCGCCGTCGGCGGAGGAGGcaggggcgggggcgggggcgggcgcGGGATCAACTGCATCTGGGGCGCCACCACCACGGCCGGCTGCTGCTGGTTCTCCATGACCATGGCCATGATCCGGCGGCGGCGTTTATTCGGGCAGTGGCGCGCATTCGTCGAGCGATCGAAGAGCTAGCTAGGACGGGTGATTGGTGTCGTGGCACGTATTATATATAATCTGCATGCCACTGCTAAAGATAGTGGTGCAGTGAACTAGAATAGGCAAGGGGATTGCTTTTGCTTCTACGGCTGCAATGCTTCTCCTTCCCTCCGGACTTGCCCCCTGCATGCTCGGAAACTTGAAAGATTCGTAAGGGTGGCCTCCCTTTTTGTGTCTCCAGGGGTAGTACACTTTTATTTTCTCTAGAGTTTGAGAATATTCTCCTGTTTTGACCCGATTTTGAGAATATTCTCTTGAGTTCTGCAATGGGTTAGTACATTGTTTTCTTGAGAGTGCAAAGGGTACATATTTTTGTTTTGAGGATAGGTAGTACATATTTTGCTTTCATGCACCGAACGGGCTGTGTTGGCCCATGGGCTAACCAGCCAGCCTTCTGCGAGCCAACTCACTTGATGCCTAGCCCAAATCTCGAAAAATATGGCCCAACACACGTACAGACGTACTCCGTACTCCGTACTTGAGCCGATCCGGATCTCGCCGTCCCCACCGGCCACCGCACCGCCGACGAAGACACACGCGCGCTCCTCTCTCCCCTTCGCGCGCGCCACCCTCGACGGCTGGGTTGAGCTAGGCATCTCCCTCACCGGACCACTCGAGTCGACCTGACACAGCGGAGGGCGGCCCTAGCCCCCAGAGACAGCAGCAAGGCGACGAGCGAGAataccagcgggcagcggagtagCAGATCAGGCGGGGATTCGCGCACGGTCTGCGCCGCGGCGGCCAGGTATCACGTGcagcttcttctcttcttcacACGATTGTAGAAATTCATGATTTTATTAGGGGCGAGGTCTGAACATAAGCATAGGAGATCAGCAGCATATTAAGAGAGTAGCATCAGACACTGATTAGCTAGCATATGTGCAGATTAGATTAGAGGGGAGGTCTAGTTTCCTGAATTTCGAGAGATCTAATCTCATCGATTCTTCAACTAACAGCTACTGCCTCAATGCAGATTTGCTATTGTATTGTATTACTGATAATTATTATGGAATTATGGTCTCTTACGTAATGTTAGTTTGTTACTACTGTATTGAAAAACGTTGCTGTCATACTTCATATATTGCATTGACAAAAAAtatcacaatgacatctagagccTAGCGCGGCCAGTGCTGCGGAGGCGGTTGCATCTGGGTGAATCTCAGGTAAGCAAGTAGCTAGCTGCCGCAGGGCTGACTAGTTGTGTCCACACCGTAATCTCAAATATGTTCCGTCAAAACAGTCATCTCAATGACGTAGTACTAATTGCAACATATTGAGTGACGTTCCCTTGATGCCATGTTGTAGTGACATATCAGGTATAGTCTCCTTGTGTACCATCCCTGTTCTGAATCCTTAACCCCCCATGTTAAACATATTTTTAGTCCTGTAGTAGACCCTCGGAGACTGGCATATGGTTCGGTCCTGCAGCTAATTCAGTACGCTAAGATGATTCACACACTTATGATTATTAGACGTTTATTTGGCTTGTTGATTCATGCACTTGTTGAACAATTCGTGTTCTTGCATGGTTTTTCCtgtaggttttttttttgttctattgTAGTCGTGGACTCTTGGTAATATATTTGTAATTATTAAATTTTGTTCTGTGCATGCAACCAAATTCCGCGCCAAACTCCATCCTCTTTTTACCGAGATGTTGGAACCAAGATATATGATCTACATCCGTTTCCCTGTCTTTCGGTTGCCTTGTAATGACTTATTCATCATGTGTAGAACATATATGGGGTGTATACTTTCTTATTTTCTTGATCAACTTATCTAATCCTTAACATTAACTCTGTTTGAACTTTGAACATGTGATATTCACATTATGTTGCCATTTTCTTGTAATACTGCTTGAATGATTGTTCAATCCACCAAAAGTTCAATATAATATTTATTGTTGCCGATATGGATACTTGATAGGAATGATTTTAGATCGTGCTACAAGCTGTTTGTAACCAAATCCATCATTTCAGAAAGTAGGTAATCATCCATCTCGTTGGGTGGAATATGACATATTTTGGTTTTAATGGCAGTGgattcttttgtatcttgtttttGTTTGGGCATAATATTTGTGTAATGAAATGTGCAAATGTTCACTTATGGCCGTCAATTATGATCATTTCCTTCATCAGATGTGAGCTTTACACCCCGTTCCTCCTTCTCCTAGTTGGGCATTTGAATTGACCTGGGGAGTTTGGTCTGCTTTTTATTTTGGATTGGGTAATGAACCTTTGTCCGAGTTGATTTGACTGGACCTATGTAACTGAAATTGGAACACCATCCGTTTGGAGCTACACTGCTTCAGTCATTTGGTACTGCAGCTGGAGCAGCAGCTCTTGTTTTAAAATTCTGTAGTCCAGATTAGGTTTCTGCTGCTCGGCGCAGAAAATCTTGTTCTTTACTTAGTGGACAGATTGGTGATCACTGATCAGCGTACGTGTTCTTTCCAGGCTGccatgccaaacaattggcgttgACCATGTGTTTGGACACTGTTTGGATGGAGCCCGCTATTTGGCGTGCCCATGCTAGCTTCAGCTCTGCAATACAATTTTATGCCAATGCTTCGGCTAGATGTGGGCGGCTTAAAGCCACACCAATATTTTGGCTCTCCCTTGCATTGGCAGAGCCATCCAAGGCAAAAATCAAACAGACACGGATTGGTAGCAAAGTATTTTTGAAGTATTTCAACAGTACTACAGTTTTTTAAAATACCACAGTTTCAAATACTTTGACATGTTTGGCTGTGACTAAAGACTGCATTATTAAATATTATTACTTCATTATGCCTCAAAACATGCTATTTTTGAAGTATTGGAAAAAAAACTTTAGACCTCTTTTTCTGAAACTGAAGTATTGCCAGAGGATGCATAAAATACTATGGTATTGTAATATTTCAGTTTTAGAAATACTTTGTTGCCAAACTAGGCCTTGgcctttttttgtgtgttttcagtAAGTCTTGTATGTCCAGTTATTGCTTCATTCGTAGCAGCATGGTAAATCCCTGAATTGACCCATGCAGATATTAGGATGGATGAGGTCACACAAGCTGTTGAAAACCTGAAAAAGGAGTGGAGCCATGTAGTTACGCAACTTGAGGTGTGCATTGCTGCAATTGAGTCATGTGGGAAGATGGGAAAAGGGACAGAGGAAGCAAATTCTCTTCCTAGGTTGAATGGTTCTGCGCAGGATGCACTGCAATTACTCAATGCACTGCAGTGCAGGCTTGATCTTCTAGCAGAGCAGCTACCCAGCTTTGAAGAAGTGCAGTCTGGCCAGGCAACCTTAGCGTCATGGAAGGAACAATATCAAAAGTAAGCTATTCGTAGTTTCTTTTCTTATTATTTTTGCTTTATCCTTAGTTTATGTACCAACTAATTTCCTGTTTGCAGGCTGCGGACGAGCCTCAGGAGTGCTAATTtacaagcaaaagagaacattaaGAAAGCTGCGGAAGAAGAGGTGTGTGATTTCTCTTCAGAGTATTCTCCATTATTTTGATTGTTTATTGCCTTAGCAATACATGCTTGTAATCTAAGGCACTCTCACGTTTAAATTGTGCTTTCTTCAGAGGAAGCTGCTTCTGGGAGGAGGAGAAGAGTCCACCATCCGGAGACGCAATCTCCAGTAAGTTGATCACATGAAGTCCTTTTCCTGTTGTTAAATATTAGGATTATCTGAGTCGTTAGCTGCAGAATGTGTTTGATGATCTATTCAATTTCATGGCAAGTCCTTGCAAACGTAGAAAAATGGTCCACAAGGGCATCTGTTGTGAATTTAGTTCTGAAGGAATAAGTTTATCCCCCCAACTGGGACTATTGAAAATATCTACTTAACTCATCAAACTATTTTGTCTTATTTACACGATGGTGGTTTAGCTGTCCATTTTTGTTCATGTGGTGGTTGTTTTTGCCACACAGCAGCTTACATCACGGGATATTAAGCAAGGGAAAGGCTGCCTAGAAATTCCCCTCCCCTGACCCCACAATGTCTGGGAGCTTTCAGCAATGGGTACTTCCTTTCAGAAGGGTGGGCCTGGTGTagtggtagagtatctccacttgTGTCCTAGAGGTCCTGGGTTCGAATTAGCCTCTTTGCATTAAAAATCAAGGGAAAGGGAGCCTAGAAATTCCGTTCCCCAGACCCCTCAAGTGTGGGAGCTTTCGGCACTGGGTACACTCTTTTTTTAGCAGCTTACATCATGGAATATTTGCCAGGGCAGCATAGCAGTCAATAAGTGGCAGCaattctatacctaataataaagagagAAAAGTTTCTCCCCAAAATTTTCATCTGTTTTCCCTTTACCCTTATTTTCGATGGAAATTACAGCATGCGCTGCGTGCCCGGCCGGGTCTGTGCCACGAGGAGGGCCTGCTTCCTCACCAGGTGTCCCGTGCCGTGATCAGCACCTACAGCTTCATAAAGATTTTAAGAAAACTGGTATGTTTGGTTGCATGGGACAGTTCAGAATTAAAGAAGGAACTCGAGAGAGGAAGGGTAGGGGATCAGACGGGGGAATCGATCCATGGATGAATTTGGGGAAATGGTGACCACCAAGCCAGTgcttcgctcctcctcctcctttccttCCCCACATACGTGAGCTTGCGCACCCGCAGCCATCCATCCAATTCCGCGCCTGGGCACTCCTCCACCCAACCTGCAGCTAGCTGAGCCAGAAGGCGTTGCGGCTCGGGTCCCTCACCAGGAGCAGGACGAGCTCCGTGAGCGAGGCCACAAACTCAGGTCGTCTTGCAGTAGAGAAGTCCAGATACCGCCATGGGTAGCTGCTCCTCGGCACGATGTCACTGGCGACGTGACCGTTGCTGCTGTCCTGCCAGAACCCAGAAACCCTTGGCCTTGTCGGCCTGTCCTTCCATGCCTGTTTGCTGCTTCTCACCAGGAGTGTCGCTGGCAGGGACAACATAAGGCTTTGCCAGTTTGGTCATCAGAGTCCACCATGGATTCCAGTTCAGTTCAAAGATTCATCTGCAGCTTGTCTTTGGTCTCGGGCACACCTTCCTTATCTGCATGGCACAGAGACAACGCGGCAAGTGCATAATATGACACTACACAAATCGACTTCAGAGTCAC includes:
- the LOC124687450 gene encoding uncharacterized protein LOC124687450 isoform X1, with the translated sequence MEPAIWRAHASFSSAIQFYANASARCGRLKATPIFWLSLALAEPSKAKIKQTRIDIRMDEVTQAVENLKKEWSHVVTQLEVCIAAIESCGKMGKGTEEANSLPRLNGSAQDALQLLNALQCRLDLLAEQLPSFEEVQSGQATLASWKEQYQKLRTSLRSANLQAKENIKKAAEEERKLLLGGGEESTIRRRNLQTKAGMTSAAESITESLRRSRQMMVQEVERSANTLSTFDESTSVLRQAEGEYQGHRSLLMRTRGLLSTMQRQDVLDRIILTIGFLIFSLAVLYVVSRRIGLLTLQRKLADAIRSGSISAEDIVAKVHHGPAPVNAPPSVPPVYDEL